AAGCCCGAATTTTATTGGTCAATCCAATGCCGCGACCTTCTTGACGTAGGTATAAAATAGCACCGCAACCTGCTTCTTGTATGGCTTGCATTGCTGCATTAAGCTGAGGTCCACAGTCACATTTAAGCGAGCTAAACGCATCACCTGTTAAGCATTCGGAGTGAATACGTACCAGCGGAATTGATTTTTCTGGAGTTTTAGTTTCTGGACTATTAGCTTCTATGGGCGTTTCTGTATTATTAGTTTGCTCACCATTTGTTATGGTTTTTAGTACCGTATCAGCCGTTATATCCTGTGTTAGCTTTGGCTCAACGACAGGTAACCCAACGGTGAGCATTACATGCTCTTGACCGTCTTTATTTTCAAACATATGAATATCAAACTCGCCGTGACGAGTCGGTAATGTGGCACTGGTAATAAATTGATATGACATGAATGTCCTGCATAGACCGATTATCGTGGCGGTAGAGGGTATGTTATAGCGATAGCTATTTTATAGCATAATAGCTATGCTGTTATTCTTATCGTGTGAACCATTTATAGGGTACTGATAGTTTATAGGGTAATGATAGTCTCGGTGACCACAGTACATTGCCCATTTATAATGCTTGTTTATAAAACACATAAAGTGCACAGACTGCGACCGATGATTTTAGCGATAGTCAAAAAATAATGTTATTATGCCACACTATTTTAACAGATACAGTGACAAGTCTTTGTCGCTACATTACTGTGTCGTCACTATTGTGATATATAGTTACACGACAATAGTGCATAATATTAATAATTAACAGCGATGCAATAGGCATAGCGTTATATCTACATCACGAGTTAAGGGCTGCAAATTTGGTGGCTAAGCGAAGGTTGTAGCGTGTTATATGATGCCATATCAAGACGATATCGGCGCATTAGGATATGATGAGGCTTTCCCTTGTCAGCAGATTGGTAGGTATTGTACGGTTTATGCAGCAGTCAACTCATTCCTCACAGTCATCAGCGCCATCGGCGCCATCAGCCATCGATTCTGCTGTACTTCCAGCCGGCTTGCAACAGACATTCGTGCAGATACCACGCACACGTCCTACTACACCCTTACTAGATATTGTTAACACACCCGACGATCTCAAATCGCTTACGACTGAACAGCTAATTACCTTAGCCGACGAGCTGCGCTTATTTTTATTGTATTCAGCGGGTCAAAGTGGTGGTCATTTTGGTGCGAATTTAGGTGTGGTCGAGCTGACAATTGTGCTACATCATCTATTAGACACGCCACTTGACCAGATTGTTTGGGATGTGGGGCATCAAGCCTATGCGCATAAAGTACTGACGGGTCGTCGAGATAAGCTAAATACCATCCGCGCAAAAGACGGTCTCACCGCTTTTCCTGAACGTGCAGAATCCGTTTACGATACCTTTGGCGTTGGTCATTCATCGACTGCTATTTCCGCAGGTTTAGGGATGAGTTTGGCGCTGCGTTATCAAGGACGGGCGCAGACAGTTGCCTGTGTGATTGGTGATGGGGCGATGACTGGTGGCATGGCGTTTGAAGCCATGAACGATGCGGTGCAACAAGACGCTGACTTGCTAGTGATTTTAAATGATAATGATATGTCGATATCCTGCTCAATTGGTGGGTTTTCACGGCATTTAGCCATGCTGTGGGAGTCGGGTTATCAGGTTGATATCTCGGAATCAGGTGCACCCGTATTGCGCCAGCGTCCAATGATGCAAGATTTTGATCGACGTAAGCGCCACAGCGCGCAGCGTTATGTGCCACAGTTAGAAGATAATTTATTTAAAGCCGTTGGTTTTACTTATTTTGGTCCTTTTGATGGACATAATATTCCTGAGCTGTTGCGGGTATTGTCACTTGCCAAGCAAGTTCATGGTCCAGTTTTGGTACATATTTATACTACTAAAGGTAAGGGGTTCGCGCCAGCAGAAGCCGATCCTGTTGGATATCATGCTATTAGTAAGTTACCTGCCGATGACACGGCTACTGCTGACAGTACAGTGGCTAGTCATGAAGCTATTGATATCCAACTTGCTACCCAACCAAAAGCTGCCCCTTCTTTAAAATACTCGCAAGTGTTTGGGCAATTTTTATGCGACAAAGCGGCACAGGATGATAAGTTGCTTGCTATTACGCCGGCAATGGAAGAAGGCTCGGGCATGATTGAGTTTGCCCGCCAGTTCCCTGAGCGCTTTTTTGATGTAGCAATTGCCGAACAGCACGCGGTGACGCTTGCTGCTGGTATGGCAACGCAAGGGGTTAAACCGATTGTCGCTATTTATTCGACCTTTTTACAGCGTGGTTACGACCAGCTGATTCATGATGTGGCGCTACAAAATCTAGATGTGATGTTTGCTATTGACCGTGCAGGATTGGTTGGTGAAGATGGCGCGACCCATGCTGGGGTATTTGATTACGCGTTTTTACGCTGTATTCCGAATATGCTGATTGCCGCGCCAAAAGATGAAAACGAATGTTACCAATTGCTAAATACTTGCTATGAATACCAAGGCAGCACCGCAGTACGTTACCCTCGCGGTACGGGTACAGGTGCCATGATTCAACGACCGTTCCAGAATTATAAAATTGGGCAAGCCGTTGTAGAGTCAGTATTGGGTGTGGATACTGCGCCTATTAAACTCGCCATTTTAGCGTTTGGGACGATGGTTGCAACCGCTCAGCAAGCGGCTGAAATTGTTATCAAAGACGATATTTTAAAAACAGAATGTCAGATACACGTCGTGAATATGCGTTGGGTCAAGCCTTTAGATAGCAGCTTAATCGAGCGCTTATTGATGCAAGGTGTGACTCATATCGCAACTTTAGAAGAGCATATGATTATGGGCGGGGCGGGCAGTGCGGTAAATGAATATCTATTAAACGCGTCTGCCGCCTTTAAAACGAGCCGTCCAGCAATTTGCAATATTGGTATTCCAGATTATTATGTGGCGCATGGCTCGCAAGCAGAACAGCTGACAGATTGTGGATTGGACGTCGCTGGGGTAACGCGTCAGTTGCAACAACTACTGTCTTAGCCAACACCTCCGTTCACAAACAACCGTTTGAATCAGCTAATATATTGATAATAAATACCTTAATTTTTTAATAAATTTGAAAAATTAATAATAAATACCCATACATGGTAAAAAATTGATAAAATAGCATGGCGAAAATAAAGCGCACGTGTGCCACCTACTTGCCGTAGGTGTAAATTATTTGACAACTTGGGCAGTAGCAGACAGCAACCATTAGGTATGGCGTGCCGGATTGCCATGACGGCGGATTTCAAGATTATTGATTATGAGATATGAATTATCTTATAGCGCTATCGTATATCACATAGCACATTACTTTGTTACGCAGTATTTTTTAGTTACATTACGCAGTTAGTCGTATTCATTCATCAAGCAAATAGGTTATTTATGGAACCCATGGTCGTCATCGCAGCGCGTGCTGCCGAGAAAGTCGGTAAAGAAATTTTGTACGCGCATCAAAACCGTCATAAAATTGAGCTGGATATCGAGTCTAAAGGACTAGATGGTTTGGTAACTCGTATTGATCGTTTTAGTGAAGAACTGACGATTGAGACGCTAAAAGCCAGCTACCCAACGCACTCGTATTTGGGTGAAGAGTTTGGTATGCAGGAAGGTCGCGGCGAAGATGCTGACTGGTGCTGGATTATTGACCCATTAGATGGCACTAAAAACTTCGTGCACGGCGTACCGCAGTTTTGTGTATCTATCGCGGTACAGCATAAAGGCGTGACTCAACATGGCGTTATCTATGACCCTGTCCGCGATGAGATGTTCTCTGCTAGCCGTGGTAAAGGCGCGCGTTTAAACCAACGCCGTATCAATGTCAGTGAGCGTAAAACGATCGATGGTGGCTTATTTACCACTGGACATCCGCTTGAGCGTAAACGCAATGGTGAAATCATCTCTTACGCTAAAGAGCACTATGAAAGCTTACAAAAAATCACTGAAGCGGGCGGTCAAATTCGTCGTTTAGGCTCAGCTGCCCTTGATTTATGTTATGTGGCTGCTGGTCGTTTTGATGGCTATTTTGAGATGTCAATCAAGCCTTGGGATATTGCAGCAGGCGAGCTTATTGTCACCGAAGCACGCGGCGTGGTCGTTGACCATACCGGCGCGCATAATTCTATGGAATCAGGTTCTATCTTTGCTTGTAACGTAAAACTGCTAAAACCTTTGATGCAAGTGGTTGTTCCAGCATGGGGCGATGCGCTTTAAGCACTGAGCTTGAAAAAGCATTAAATTTGCAACGTTGCTGTGGCTAATAATTTAATTTTATTAAAAAGCTATACAATAAAAAAGCTGATTTCATAATTGAAGTCAGCTTTTTTATTGAGTTTTTATCACTATATTTATTCATTACGACTTTTATTACTGATTATATGACTTATCACATAACAAACATTATTCACGCAAGCCTAAATATTTTTCTTCACTAATAGCTTCTAGTACGCTCAACTCTTCATCAACTAATGCCAGTATATCTTGCACATGAGGCAATAGCTTGCTACAAGCGGTAATACAAAATTCAACTTTATCTAAATAAGTCGTATAGGTAATATTCATCGCTTGCCCATCTACTATTATTGAGGCGGGATACAAGGCTTTTAGAGGCGCACCATTCCAGTACAAGGGTTTTTGGACACCGGGTACATTAGAGATAATGAGGTTAAAGGCTTGTTTTTTTGGAAATAAGCCGGTTAATACATTCAGCCCTTCCCATGCATAAGCGATGGCACTATAGTTGATCACTTGTGCCTGATTCATACGTCTAAAGCGGCGTTTGCCACAGTTCATACTGCAATGAATCAGATGTATCCTGCGTACTGGATCGTCTAAATGGGTGCCTAAATTAGCCAATAAAAATGAGATTTGATTGCCCGATGCCGTATCATCGTTACGCAGTGACATGGGTACAAAGGCAATCAGCGGCTTACTGGGTAACGCATTGATTGATTGTAGATAATGCCGAATAGCACCAGAACATACCGCAAGCAGCACGTCATTCATATTGACGCTCAGCGCGTCTGCAACCTTGCGAAAGCGTTGCATATCATAAGATTGTGCCGCTATTCGCCGTGATGCCGAAATACGCTGATTCAGAACGCTCATTGGCGCATCAAAAGAACCCACATAATCCTCATTGCCTCGATACTTGATATTGTCGAGCAGCTCAGTAAAAACGGGTTTAATAGTAGAAAGCTGTTCTTTAAGAATACGCCCAACAGAGCGTCCTTTAGGAATGAGCGCATCGACTTGATTGCGATGGCGCGCCATGAGTGACCATAAGGGCAAGGTCATCGGTTCAGTAGCAGACTGCGACAGCGACTTTTGAATCAGACGCATGGCAGCAATACCATCAACTAGCGAATGATGAATCTTAAAATAGAGCGCAAAGCGTTCGCGGCTATGTTCATTTTCTGGGCAAATACCTTCGATAATGTGACATTCCCATAACGGCATCTCACGATCTAGCAGCCTGCTGTGCTCCTTTGAGATATACATGAGCAGTTCACGAACGCGCGCGGGCTTAGGTAGCGCCACATGACGAAAGTGATGCTCGACCACAAAATCTTCGTCTTTTTTCCAAAATAATAAATGTTCAAGCACTTGGTTAAAGGGGAAACTTGGCGGTACTTTAGACGTTTGCATTTGCTGAACCAGTTGAAACACAAAATCGCTATTCGCACCTTGAGCATCTTCTGGTAATTCAAATAAAAATAGCCCGCCGACATGCATGGGCTGCTTACGCGACTCAAGAAGTAAGAATAACTGATCAACTGCCGTCAACAACCGCATAACGTG
This genomic window from Psychrobacter urativorans contains:
- the dxs gene encoding 1-deoxy-D-xylulose-5-phosphate synthase yields the protein MQQSTHSSQSSAPSAPSAIDSAVLPAGLQQTFVQIPRTRPTTPLLDIVNTPDDLKSLTTEQLITLADELRLFLLYSAGQSGGHFGANLGVVELTIVLHHLLDTPLDQIVWDVGHQAYAHKVLTGRRDKLNTIRAKDGLTAFPERAESVYDTFGVGHSSTAISAGLGMSLALRYQGRAQTVACVIGDGAMTGGMAFEAMNDAVQQDADLLVILNDNDMSISCSIGGFSRHLAMLWESGYQVDISESGAPVLRQRPMMQDFDRRKRHSAQRYVPQLEDNLFKAVGFTYFGPFDGHNIPELLRVLSLAKQVHGPVLVHIYTTKGKGFAPAEADPVGYHAISKLPADDTATADSTVASHEAIDIQLATQPKAAPSLKYSQVFGQFLCDKAAQDDKLLAITPAMEEGSGMIEFARQFPERFFDVAIAEQHAVTLAAGMATQGVKPIVAIYSTFLQRGYDQLIHDVALQNLDVMFAIDRAGLVGEDGATHAGVFDYAFLRCIPNMLIAAPKDENECYQLLNTCYEYQGSTAVRYPRGTGTGAMIQRPFQNYKIGQAVVESVLGVDTAPIKLAILAFGTMVATAQQAAEIVIKDDILKTECQIHVVNMRWVKPLDSSLIERLLMQGVTHIATLEEHMIMGGAGSAVNEYLLNASAAFKTSRPAICNIGIPDYYVAHGSQAEQLTDCGLDVAGVTRQLQQLLS
- a CDS encoding WS/DGAT/MGAT family O-acyltransferase encodes the protein MRLLTAVDQLFLLLESRKQPMHVGGLFLFELPEDAQGANSDFVFQLVQQMQTSKVPPSFPFNQVLEHLLFWKKDEDFVVEHHFRHVALPKPARVRELLMYISKEHSRLLDREMPLWECHIIEGICPENEHSRERFALYFKIHHSLVDGIAAMRLIQKSLSQSATEPMTLPLWSLMARHRNQVDALIPKGRSVGRILKEQLSTIKPVFTELLDNIKYRGNEDYVGSFDAPMSVLNQRISASRRIAAQSYDMQRFRKVADALSVNMNDVLLAVCSGAIRHYLQSINALPSKPLIAFVPMSLRNDDTASGNQISFLLANLGTHLDDPVRRIHLIHCSMNCGKRRFRRMNQAQVINYSAIAYAWEGLNVLTGLFPKKQAFNLIISNVPGVQKPLYWNGAPLKALYPASIIVDGQAMNITYTTYLDKVEFCITACSKLLPHVQDILALVDEELSVLEAISEEKYLGLRE
- the ribA gene encoding GTP cyclohydrolase II; translated protein: MSYQFITSATLPTRHGEFDIHMFENKDGQEHVMLTVGLPVVEPKLTQDITADTVLKTITNGEQTNNTETPIEANSPETKTPEKSIPLVRIHSECLTGDAFSSLKCDCGPQLNAAMQAIQEAGCGAILYLRQEGRGIGLTNKIRAYALQDQGHDTLDANLMLGFPADARTYEMCGVMLAHVGVTEVRLITNNPDKVAYLTKHGIRVTERVPLLVGVNDINASYLATKRDRMGHLFDKEL
- a CDS encoding inositol monophosphatase family protein gives rise to the protein MEPMVVIAARAAEKVGKEILYAHQNRHKIELDIESKGLDGLVTRIDRFSEELTIETLKASYPTHSYLGEEFGMQEGRGEDADWCWIIDPLDGTKNFVHGVPQFCVSIAVQHKGVTQHGVIYDPVRDEMFSASRGKGARLNQRRINVSERKTIDGGLFTTGHPLERKRNGEIISYAKEHYESLQKITEAGGQIRRLGSAALDLCYVAAGRFDGYFEMSIKPWDIAAGELIVTEARGVVVDHTGAHNSMESGSIFACNVKLLKPLMQVVVPAWGDAL